The DNA region GTGATCAGCAACAATCAAAAACACGGTATTTTTAAACCAGGCTTTTGTTTTGGCTTCTTCCAGATATTTTGCAATAGCATAATCTGTATATTTTACAGCAGCATCTCTGCTTCCCTGAGGCAAATCAATTTTATCCTTTGGAAATGTATAAGGTTTATGATTAGAAGTAGTCATTACAAAATAGAATCCCTTCTGTTGTTTTTTATAATTTTTATCTTGTTCCTTGAGTAGGCGATTATAAATATCTTCATCAGAAACTCCCCATGCATTTTCAAACTGGACTTCATCGTCTGGAATATTTTGACGGGTAGTTTTAATTTTGTCGGTCAATGGATTTCCGCGATTTCTGTCAATGATGTTAAAACCTTGTCCGCCAAAAAAATTATTCATATTATCAAAATAGCCATCTCCTCCATAAACAAAGTAAGATTCATAATTCTTTTTTTGTAAGACCGTGTTAATGGAAAAAAGATTCTGATTGTCTGGTCTTCGAACTATACTGTTTCCGGGAGTAGGAGGCACACACAAAGTCAATGCTTCCATACCGCGCACGGTGCGTGTTCCGGTAGCATACAAATTAGAAAAGAAAATACTTTCGCTTGCCAATTGATCTAAATAAGGCGTTATGTTTTTAGTATTTCCAAAGCTGCCCAGGAAGTCCGCACTAAAGCTTTCCAGGCAGATTAACACAATATCCGGATGTGTTTCTGCACTATCTTGTTTTACATCCCGACTTAAATCCCAAAATTCTGTCCCAATATATGTTTGATTTTCCTGTTTAATTTCCTGTTTTATTTCTGTAAAGGCCTTTTCAATCTGGATCGTATCGTAAAATGTTTCATAATCCAATTCATTGGATCTGAATGCAGCAAAAAATGAGTATACTCCATTTTTTGATAGTTCGTTGTTATAAATATTTTGACTCCAATCGGCTTGTTTATTTTCAACAAAATATAAATAGATACCAGCTACTGCCAAAACAGGAGCCAAAACTTTAAACCGGTTTATAAAATTAACTTTGGATTGAAACGTACCATTAGTTAATTGTAATTTGTAAGTGATATAAAAAAAAGAGAAAATAATTGAAAAGACTGTACCAAATATCAGAGGCAAAGGATAAGATTGTTTAATGTTCTCTATTACTTCAAAGGTGTAAATCAAATAATCAACTGCTATAAAATTGAATCGCGTATTAAATTCAGACCAGAATGGAAATTCAGCCAGAAAACCAAATACAGCAATAAACAATAGAATAAATAGTACAAAATAACTTATAATTTTATCTAGTACCGATCCAATTAAAAATTTTGGAAAGATCAGCAGAAAAATTGTATACACTAAACTCATAAATAGTGCAGCTCCGAGATCAAATAGATATCCGTAAGTAAATATTCTTAAAAAATTAATAAAATTGAGATCGAGTTTATCAAAAGATAGAAAAAAGAAACAAAAACGTATCAGTAAACTGAAAACACAAAAGAATATTATATATGAAAAAAGTAAACCATATCTTCCTAAGTCGATTTTTAGCTTTAAGTTCATATTTTAATTGATTGCTTGAGTTGTTTAGAATCAGTAGAGATATTCCGCAAATTTATTAAGTTTGCTATATAAAGCTTAATTAATTCAAACCAATGAATAGAGTAGGTTTCATTTTCATTGTTAGCTGTCTTTTTCTGATTGTAAATTTATCAGGGCAAGCAAGCTGGAAGCTCTGGGCTAGTGGATTGCCGGCCGGTGTATTTCCCAAATTGGCCATTGCACCAAATCATGATATCTTCTATGGTTTGACAGGAACTCCCGGACCCAAGGGAATCGTATTCAAAAGGAATACTACAGACCCAAACGGTATTTTCAAGCAACTTCCAACAATGCCTGTACCAATCAGTATTACAAATAACATTCAAACGCAGATAGTCAATCAAAAGAATGATTTAATCGTAGGCATATTCAGAAGCAATGCGGCGGATCCGTTTCTTTTTTTATTTTATTAAAAAAGTCAAGCATGGCACTCTGTCCCTGTTGATTTTTTGCTAAATTTAGGTGCATTTTGTATAGCTCAGATAGTTGAATCTGGTTTAGTTAAAAGTAACTATTTAGTAGATTGAATGAAATTCCTATTAAAGATTGTTGTTCTTAGTTCTTCATTCGTCTTTAATTCGTGCATTCGTGGCTAAAAAAAACCCGGATAATATACATTTTGCAAATTCTAACTATTAATTTTATTTTACTCTATTATTTTATAAATATTAAATAAAATGGAAAACAAATCCCTTGCTTTTGACTACATGCAGAAAGCCTTGTTCGAAAACATGAATATAGGCGATACTTTAGACAATGAAACTAAGTTAAATCCGGATGATAAAAATGAATTGCAAACTATTTTGGATTCAATTAAAGGACTGGGTACACAGGCGATGCA from Saprospiraceae bacterium includes:
- a CDS encoding sulfatase-like hydrolase/transferase gives rise to the protein MNLKLKIDLGRYGLLFSYIIFFCVFSLLIRFCFFFLSFDKLDLNFINFLRIFTYGYLFDLGAALFMSLVYTIFLLIFPKFLIGSVLDKIISYFVLFILLFIAVFGFLAEFPFWSEFNTRFNFIAVDYLIYTFEVIENIKQSYPLPLIFGTVFSIIFSFFYITYKLQLTNGTFQSKVNFINRFKVLAPVLAVAGIYLYFVENKQADWSQNIYNNELSKNGVYSFFAAFRSNELDYETFYDTIQIEKAFTEIKQEIKQENQTYIGTEFWDLSRDVKQDSAETHPDIVLICLESFSADFLGSFGNTKNITPYLDQLASESIFFSNLYATGTRTVRGMEALTLCVPPTPGNSIVRRPDNQNLFSINTVLQKKNYESYFVYGGDGYFDNMNNFFGGQGFNIIDRNRGNPLTDKIKTTRQNIPDDEVQFENAWGVSDEDIYNRLLKEQDKNYKKQQKGFYFVMTTSNHKPYTFPKDKIDLPQGSRDAAVKYTDYAIAKYLEEAKTKAWFKNTVFLIVADHCASSAGKWDINISKYLIPAWIYNSGKQSEKITRLVSQIDLIPTLFGILNWNYQSEFYGKDIYKMKETEDRALLGNYRTLGYLNPSNFLILNDRKKSYEWNYKDSLENLEEVSPVNSLNRLKIISYYQTASYRYKYGKMKQ